In Schizosaccharomyces osmophilus chromosome 1, complete sequence, the genomic window AGTATCATAATAGGATTGATTTCTTGCTATGAACCTCAAGTTCTAGTagttcaaaaagaatggcATTAAATTTCTTGATAACGAATACATAATGGAGAAAAAGTAGCTTAAAATCCAAAGCCAGAAGCACCGGTATTGTTGCCTCCAGTAGCCATAGGTCCTTGTGTAAGCATCAAGGTGTTGCCGAGAATGCCAGTACCCAGGTTGCTTGGTTCCTCATCAGGCTTGGCTGCCCCTTTTTCCTTAATATCCTTTTCCAGAGTCAAGATTTTGGAGAACATTTCAGCTTGGAAGTTAATAAAGTAAGGATAAGCGTAATCCTGTAATCCCTTGCGCCAACTAATCTCCATCACTAAGTCATTACGAAGCAAATGATAGCAAGTATATAAGATTGCAGTAAAGCATTCATAGTTACCGATTTCCACAAAGTATTTCATCAAATCCTCAGCGATCTCAGTTTGGTTGGAATCACGAGCGGTAATAATGGCATCCTTGTAAAATCGATCCTGCTTTGAAAGTTCAATGGATTGGATCCACCGTCTGTTTTTACGGTAGATGTAAGCTGCAATGCGACGGAATTCAAGCAAAGTATGCTTTTCAAGTCGCCTAGCTAAGGCAATAGCATCAAATCTATCATAGTTATCAATCGAATCTTGCAAAGATTGGTAATCTTCCATTTCAATCAATAAATCGTTGTAAGCATTGTTGACAGCTTCAATATTCAGATGCTGAATAGCAACCATAAAGTTCATAATGAGGGGTGTATTTTCAGACTTTTCAAAGATGCGGATAACACGGGCATGATCAATGCGAGAAGTTAAAGCAGCCAATAAATCGGTAAGAAGCATAGGATGTTGttccaaataaaaatgcaagGCTCTATAGTACAACTCCAAGTTTGCCACGTGTACAATGATATCCTTAAATGATTGATGATCAAAAGCTTCAGGTTCTTCCATCATTATGGCAGCAGCATTATCGTAACTTTGGTCGTGAACATACAAGAAAACGGCTTCGTTCCAAAGGTGTGCTTGATCGCATGCCTTAACAACCTTGGCCATATTGAGTCTACCCCAGAATAGCTTCAAATGCTCCATCAAGCGCTCAGGTTTGTACTTGGAATAGAGAATAGCAAGCTCAGTATAAAAAGCCATGTGAGCACGTTCCAGTCCTAAACCAGCTTCCATTAGGGAAATTACTTCGTCAAAATAGCCGCGGTCCTCATACAAACGAATAAGGAAAGAAAGTTCTTCAGCATGAACAATCAAGTTCAAGCCACAGATTTGAGCTAAACGGAATTCGCGCTGTTCAATACAAGCAGTACCAACTTGCTTCCATACCTTAATGGAGTTGGCTTTACGAGCGCAATCAACAGCTCCCTGATATTCACTAAGGTAAACCAAAGTAGTAGCAAGCATGGACCAGTTGGAAATGCTAGAATACATAATTTTGGCGGCTTCATATTTACCACTGCCAAAGCATTCATCACCAACTGCCTTCACATCAGCCACATTGGAGCCAATCAAAAAGGTCTCCATCTCGGTCAATTGGTTGGTTCTGGCATATGAAACTAAGATGGCACTGTCAACATCGGGCTCGTGCATCTTGCTTCTAGCCATAAAGAGGTATTTAATTAAATCTTCATATTTACCAGCTCGAGAGGATAATTCAATAACCTCTTCATAATTGGAGGGATCATTGGCCTTTAGGTAAGAAGCAATGGCTTCGGAGATTCTAATACCATCCAGTTGTGCCTTGGCTAGACGAGACCAGACTTCAGGTTCGTCCACAATTTCGGCGTATTCTTCAGCACGATCAAGACTGACAATATCCTCGACGAGAACCTTCATTGCTTCTTCGTGCTTTTGATGAGATTTGTAGATTTTAAAGGCTTCTTCAAACAAGCCGTTTTCTACTGCAATCTCAGatatttcttcaacatcGTAGTTGTGAAGTCGCTCGATATACTCCATGACACGTGACTTATCGGCCTTTATAGCTGTCAAAAATAGCAAGTTTTGAAGATTAGCGTTTTCACTAAAGGATGATGGTTGCAAAACGATCTTCTCTAAAAGCTCAATCAATTGACTAGGAAGGTCAACTTCCATAAGAGAACGAACCACAATGGAAACTGCCTCAGGATCTGAAGATTCAGGAACAGCGGTTGCAATAACTTGGTCAAGCAAAGGTCTGCGGTACAATTGATCTTGTAATACATCCACCCATAGCTCGGGGTCGCTTCTCTTGAGCAAATAACGAGCCAATTGCTTAAACATTGAATTTTCGTTACAAAGAGCAATTAGCTCACCATCATTGGTGCCCTTCTCGTAAGCGATGAAAGCTAAATAAGGATCACGCTTTTCACAATATTTACCAATCGAGAGGGTGTCATATACATTATTCTCCTTAAGGAAAACCTCTGGATTGTTGTTGGAATCGATGTAGATTTTAGCAAGAGCATCATAGATAGCACGATCTTGATTGCCCGACTGTAATAATGATTCCAAGTAAGGGAGCAACAATTTGAGACGGTTCCGTCTTTCTACTTCTTCTACCAATTCATCAACAGGAACTTGACCAATAACAGAGTTTAAGAGGGTCTTCACAAACTCTTCTTCACAATCCATATCCAACAGAGCCCCAATAACATGTGGGGTTTTCAAAGGATTGATACGTTGCACATAAATTTGGataaattgaagaagattATTTCGATAAAGGTAGAAGATCAAATCGTTAACAAAGTTATAACGATCGCAAACAAGGATTAATGGAAGTTGATCAGCTAGCTTGGCTTCTTTAAGCAAGTTTTTAACCTTCTCAGGGTTATAAACGTTATTGTCACGGCAAATACGCTCAACTTCGGTGAATTGGTTCATGAGACAAGCCGCTTGAATGTACTTATAAACAACGTCAGCATCTTGAGTAACGTTGACGATGCTACCAAGGTAATAATAAAGGCCCTCAAAAGTCTTGAACTTTTCGAACATGTCAATAAGTCGTTGGGGTCCAACTAAATCAGAATAACGAGTAGCAACTTGTACTACTACTTGCAAGTTTTGGCGGAGGTTTGTGCGGAGCATCTCTCTAAGGTAATCATAAACTTCATCAGGTGAAAATTTGCCGAAATACGACATTAACCATTCAGGATTCAATAAATTAGTATGCACAATGACTCTCTTGATATCTGCGGGTTTCTCGTAAAGCTCTAAAGCACGCTGAACCAAGCCCGCACGTTCACTAAGAGAAGCAATAGCCTGATGGTCGAAATGAGAAAACATTTGATTGCCAAGGATAGCATCTGCGACCTGAGGGGCATTGATAAGATTCATCTCGAGCAAACGAGTCTGCAAATGAGCGTGTGCTGGATTATCATCCTTAAGAGCGTCCA contains:
- the chc1 gene encoding clathrin heavy chain Chc1; translated protein: MAQQLPIRFSEVLQLASLGVQPSFGFTNVTLQSEKYVCIRDNSNGANQVVIVDLENPQDVVRRPISADSVIMHPKKMIIALKAQKQLQVFDLEAKAKLNSFVMTQEVVYWTWISDSTIGIVTDTSVYHWSLTGSDPVKMFDRHSSLNGTQIISYRSNYNEEWFTLIGISSRDNRIAGNLQLYSKKRKVSQPLESHASAFAVIRPEGLSYDVQVLALASRLPSGSKLSIVEIDRNPNNPAFATKTVDLFFPPEAANDFPIAIQIAPRYGVAYVSTKFGFIHVYDLETAKCIYMNRVSGESIFVTTPHESVNGVMAVNRKGQVLSVSINPDTIIPYVLNNLSDAGLAVRLASRANLPGADNLYAQQFQQLMMQGKYGDAAKVAASSPRGILRTAQVIEQFKQLPAVPGQIAPILQYFGTLLDKGPLNEHESLELARPVLAQNRVQLLEKWYSEDKLACTEALGDLVKPVDSSLALKVYEAANVPNKVVMCLSELGDFNRLVTYTSQTSFTPDYVSLLQNLVRVNPDQAAEFATQMYNSDPSVNLEKIVDIFMSQNLVQQATAFLLDALKDDNPAHAHLQTRLLEMNLINAPQVADAILGNQMFSHFDHQAIASLSERAGLVQRALELYEKPADIKRVIVHTNLLNPEWLMSYFGKFSPDEVYDYLREMLRTNLRQNLQVVVQVATRYSDLVGPQRLIDMFEKFKTFEGLYYYLGSIVNVTQDADVVYKYIQAACLMNQFTEVERICRDNNVYNPEKVKNLLKEAKLADQLPLILVCDRYNFVNDLIFYLYRNNLLQFIQIYVQRINPLKTPHVIGALLDMDCEEEFVKTLLNSVIGQVPVDELVEEVERRNRLKLLLPYLESLLQSGNQDRAIYDALAKIYIDSNNNPEVFLKENNVYDTLSIGKYCEKRDPYLAFIAYEKGTNDGELIALCNENSMFKQLARYLLKRSDPELWVDVLQDQLYRRPLLDQVIATAVPESSDPEAVSIVVRSLMEVDLPSQLIELLEKIVLQPSSFSENANLQNLLFLTAIKADKSRVMEYIERLHNYDVEEISEIAVENGLFEEAFKIYKSHQKHEEAMKVLVEDIVSLDRAEEYAEIVDEPEVWSRLAKAQLDGIRISEAIASYLKANDPSNYEEVIELSSRAGKYEDLIKYLFMARSKMHEPDVDSAILVSYARTNQLTEMETFLIGSNVADVKAVGDECFGSGKYEAAKIMYSSISNWSMLATTLVYLSEYQGAVDCARKANSIKVWKQVGTACIEQREFRLAQICGLNLIVHAEELSFLIRLYEDRGYFDEVISLMEAGLGLERAHMAFYTELAILYSKYKPERLMEHLKLFWGRLNMAKVVKACDQAHLWNEAVFLYVHDQSYDNAAAIMMEEPEAFDHQSFKDIIVHVANLELYYRALHFYLEQHPMLLTDLLAALTSRIDHARVIRIFEKSENTPLIMNFMVAIQHLNIEAVNNAYNDLLIEMEDYQSLQDSIDNYDRFDAIALARRLEKHTLLEFRRIAAYIYRKNRRWIQSIELSKQDRFYKDAIITARDSNQTEIAEDLMKYFVEIGNYECFTAILYTCYHLLRNDLVMEISWRKGLQDYAYPYFINFQAEMFSKILTLEKDIKEKGAAKPDEEPSNLGTGILGNTLMLTQGPMATGGNNTGASGFGF